One genomic window of Numida meleagris isolate 19003 breed g44 Domestic line chromosome 1, NumMel1.0, whole genome shotgun sequence includes the following:
- the TOMM70 gene encoding mitochondrial import receptor subunit TOM70 yields the protein MAASKPVEAPGGGGPGTGLSRWQLALVLGAPILLGAGAVYLWGRRAARRGGKGASERKTPEGRASPGPYGGGVQPDGPGHEEMSPLDRAQAAKNKGNKYFKAGRYEQAIQCYTEAISLCPPERNLDLSTFYQNRAAAYEQLQKWTEVAQDCTKAVELNPKYVKALFRRAKAHEKLDNKKECLEDVTAVCILEAFQNQQSMLLADKVLKLLGKEKAKEKYKNREPLMPSPQFIKSYFSSFTDDIISQPLLKGEKSDEDKDKEGEASEVKENSGYLRAKQYMEEENYDKIISECTKEIEAKGKYMAEALLLRATFYLLIGNANAAKPDLDQVISMEDANVKLRANALIKRGSMYMQQQQPALSTQDFNMAADIDPQNADVYHHRGQLKILLDQIEEAVEDFDECIRLRPDSALAQAQKCFALYRQAYTGNNPLPVQVAMKGFEDVIKKFPKCAEGYALYAQALTDQQQFGKADEMYDKCIDLEPDNATTYVHKGLLQLQWKQDLDKGLELISKAIEIDNKCDFAYETMGTIEVQRGNLDKAIEMFNKAINLAKSEMEMAHLYSLCDAAYAQTEVAKKYGLKPPTL from the exons ATGGCCGCCTCGAAGCCTGTGGAGGCaccgggcggcggcggccccggcACGGGGCTGTCCCGCTGGCAGCTGGCGTTGGTGCTGGGGGCGCCCATCCTGCTGGGCGCCGGCGCGGTCTACCTgtgggggcggcgggcggcccgCCGCGGCGGGAAGGGCGCGAGCGAGCGGAAGACCCCCGAGGGACGGGCGAGCCCCGGGCCCTACGGCGGCGGCGTGCAGCCCGATGGGCCCGGCCACGAGGAGATG agccCTCTTGATAGAGCCCAAGCAGCcaagaacaaaggaaacaaatattttaaagctggaAGATATGAGCAAGCTATTCAGTGTTATACTGAGGCTATCAGCCTGTGCCCTCCTGAGAGAAATCTTGATCTTTCTACCTTCTACCAAAATAGAGCTGCTGCCTATGAACAGCTG CAAAAATGGACAGAAGTGGCACAAGATTGTACAAAGGCTGTGGAGCTTAATCCTAAATACGTAAAGGCTCTCTTCAGACGCGCAAAGGCTCATGAGAAGCTAGACAATAAGAAGGAATGTTTAGAAG ATGTCACTGCAGTCTGCATTTTAGAAGCCTTCCAAAACCAGCAGAGTATGTTATTAGCTGATAAAGTTCTCAAACtccttggaaaagaaaaggccaAAGAGAAATACAAG aaTCGCGAGCCTCTGATGCCCTCACCACAGTTCATTAAATcctatttcagttcttttacGGATGATATCATCTCCCAACCTTTGCTGAAGGGTGAGAAATCAGATGAGGATAAGGATAAGGAGGGAGAGGCttctgaagtaaaagaaaa CTCTGGCTATTTGAGAGCAAAACAATATATGGAAGAGGAGAACTATGACAAAATTATCAGTGAGTGCACAAAAGAAATtgaagcaaagggaaaatacaTGGCAGAAGCTTTGCTTCTGCGAGCTACTTTCTACTTACTTATTGGCAATGCAAATGCTGCCAAACCAGACCTAGATCAGGTCATCAGCATGGAAGATGCAAATGTGAAG ctcCGAGCTAACGCTCTGATCAAACGAGGAAGCATGTatatgcagcagcagcaacctgCACTGTCCACTCAAGACTTTAACATGGCTGCTGATATCGATCCTCAAAATGCAGATGTTTACCACCATCGAGGACAA CtgaaaatcctgcttgaccaaatTGAAGAGGCTGTGGAAGACTTTGATGAATGTATCCGATTGAGACCGGATTCTGCCTTGGCTcaagcacagaaatgttttgctctG TATCGCCAAGCGTATACAGGGAATAATCCTTTGCCTGTGCAAGTAGCTATGAAAGGCTTTGAAGATGTCATTAAAAAGTTTCCAAAGTGTGCTGAAGGCTATGCTCTCTATGCTCAG GCATTAACTGATCAACAGCAGTTTGGCAAGGCTGATGAAATGTATGATAAATGCATTGATCTTGAGCCAGACAATGCCACTACATATGTTCATAAAGG tttacttCAGCTTCAGTGGAAGCAAGATTTAGACAAAGGTTTAGAACTCATAAGCAAGGCCATTGAAATTGATAACAAATGTGATTTTGCATATGAAACCATGGGAACGATTGAAGTGCAAAG AGGTAATCTAGATAAAGCCATTGAAATGTTCAACAAAGCTATCAACCTGGCCAAATCTGAAATGGAGATGGCCCACCTCTACTCGCTCTGCGATGCTGCCTACGCCCAGACAGAAGTTGCAAAGAAGTATGGATTGAAACCACCaacactgtaa
- the LNP1 gene encoding leukemia NUP98 fusion partner 1, translated as MEYEEDDDISFARWMSSFWGHSLIDENEKEGRGHKKHQTRSLSERRASLPARLSSLHTTRLHASAKGSSSGHLKGSKEFQEDQDVKCHRHKKASRTPSADSSGPETRSNSMQEFAESFEKQLHFKSKRSVSLQPEGMKERRERLHLRKNKSHKRIGEKSEPGRAQKDEHSEAIPTKHDEQFPSQASIEKGY; from the exons ATGGAATATGAAGAGGATGATGATATTTCCTTTGCAAGATGGATGAGCAGTTTCTGGGGCCACAGCTTGATTGATGAGAATGAGAAAGAGGGTAGAGGCCACAAGAAACATCAAACACGATCCCTTAGCGAAAGGAGAGCCTCCCTTCCG GCCAGGCTTTCCTCTCTCCATACAACACGACTTCATGCCTCTGCCAAAGGCTCATCTTCAGGTCATCTCAAGGGCTCCAAAGAATTTCAAGAAGATCAAGATGTCAAATGCCACCGCCACAAGAAGGCAAGCAGAACACCTTCAGCAGACAGCTCAGGCCCAGAGACAAGATCAAATTCCATGCAGGAATTTGCAGAGTCCTTTGAGAAGCAATTGCATTTCAAGAGCAAACGCTCAGTTTCTTTG cAACCTGAAGGcatgaaggagagaagagagagactgCATCTGAGAAAGAACAAGTCTCACAAGAGAATCGGAGAGAAATCAGAGCCAGGGAGAGCACAGAAAGATGAACACTCGGAAGCTATACCTACAAAACACGACGAACAGTTTCCATCACAAGCAAGCATTGAGAAAGGATATTAA